GCAGCCAGGTTTTCTAGTCATATATCAGAAATCAATTGCTATTTGCTGTAAATGTATTAGAAGTTATGTAAAAATGGTTATACTTTATTCAATCATAATTGTACGGGGTAAAAACTTTGTCTTTCATGGTGATTTAATGCAATGGCATTCAGATACCACATACTTCCACCTTTTTTTCTGGTAGTCTTACTGTGTATTTGGGAATTTATTCCTCATTAGTGTCTTAAACAAATATGGTTTAGGAAACTCTGAACAGACTAGGGCAGGGTTTTCGCCATATACTAAGGAAAATTGTGATTCAAAAACATCTCAAAAACACTGTGGGGCTAAGTAATTTTGAGAAAATACCCTTAGAAAATTTTACATGATACTATGGAAGGCTACCTCAAACTTTCATCTCCTTGAGGTGATGGAACATTGTCCTAAGATATATTAGGTATTCTGATGtttgtatttaaacattttgcagAGCCCTCATGAACAATCTGTTCTTCCAGTGATCTGGCAGGCTTAATATTGTAATATCCACTGTTTATACATTACATGGAGTTTTTAGTAGTGTATTCAACTAAAAGATTTAGAAACCTTTGAACTGTTTTCAGTGatatataaatgtttaaatgctttattttttttaatctgacatCTATTAGTAACTAGATACATTATCAAATgactacaaagaaaaatgcaatctGAAAGCCTGCTTTGCTGAGGAACTCCATCCGGAGAATGCCCATGTCCTTAACATCAGAAAAGTAGCcctatttcattttcagtgtaaaCTGAAAGTCCTTATTCTTTTTGGATGAACCTTTTTCAAAGCAATGTAATTCATAAATGcctttgaaagtgtttttcatttctctctagTCACAAAATGATTCAGTGTATAACATGAGCCATGCAAAACAGTTACCAGAGTTACCACCCATACCTGCTTCTTCAGCTACACCTTCAGATTTGTATCAGGTATGTGCGCTCTCCCCTTTTGCCAGGATATATGTTAAATTACATGTGCTAGAGTGACTTTAGGCATTATATAATACTAGGCCTTAGGAATTAAAGATGGGAAAAACTAATTAAATTACTCATGTTAAGTACTAAGGAGATCACTGGGTATTTTATTAGAGCtgctcttatttaaaaaaaagtgttgttgcAACTTCTATTATTATTTGGATACTAAACCGTGGcaatttaaatgtttgttaCAATATAGTTCATTATTATTTGCTGTtacattttggttttaaaatatttttcatccaaacaaattgtgatttttttccttttttttttttccaacataaatattttatggcaGAGCACAAAACAACTGAATTAGAATGCTGTTCCAAAAACAGCTGAGAGCTTGGCAGGTGCAGCACTGATCTGAACAAACAACTTGTACAGAtgacacaaataaaaattacatatgCCAGCACTTaatgggaagaagaagagagggcTGGCGTTCCCTATCATATGTGCCTCCCAGTTGCTTATTTGGCTCATTTGTGTCACTACTTCAGTTTCTCTGAGATGTCTTTTATTAGTAAGCTACTGTTTGTGAAGAAATTGTAATggaaaatgtgttattttggACTTCATTTGAGATTAAGAAACTTTAActgaaaatgtatattttttaaaagtgaaaattatttaatgaaatGCTGCATTAAAAACTTTTATTGTCATCAAAAACTCAATTAAACTTTCTGGGGACGTGTCAAAGTTTAAATACAACACAAGCTGATTTAGCCACTGAAATTTTTGTCACATAAGCACTAGATTTTTGCCAAGTGACTACACTctccagagagagagcaggCTTTTTGTGACCAATTTTTTGCCCAGGTGGTTCCCTTTGGTATTACCATTAAGAAGGCTTTGCATGCAGAAAGTTGTTCTATGTAGTGGGTAAGAAAGAATGTAGTTTTGAAAGCAGACCTAATTAGGAGAAGAGCTGAGAATTCAGAGTTTATGCTCAATTCAGCAATTCCTAAAGATAGCCAGTGACTTTCCTCAGAAGATCTCCAAATCtccaaactatttttaattcttttatgaGTTCATACCCCAAAATTGTAATTCAGGGACCTACTCACCTGTCTAGTGTGTGCAGTGGAAGAAATGGAACTGAAATGATCCTGTGAACTTTCAGAAGCTATTTTAAGGAATATGGTTGCAGCAATAGTGTGAatgactttttctttgctgGTAAGATTAACCTTGTCAGTAAGAAGAATTCAAGGCAGAAGCAATAATCTTGCTTTACTGAGTCTTCCAGGATGactggaagaaagaggaagaaatgggtAGTACGGATACAGTTGTGTTATTCCaactaagtaaaaaaaatcactaaaccAGATGTAATACAGAAGctaaatatgaatttaaaataagagcTATAGGCGCCATGATGTGAATTACATTAATTATTCTGTCTTACGTGCATTTTCTCTCTTAGGgtatcttcattaaaaaaaacttactTTTCAAACCCACATCCCTTATGCCTGTGAGCTTCCTCATTAAAGTTTAGATCTCAGGACTGATAAAGAGCCAATCGATAGATACTAATTCACCTGAGAAGAAACATGGAATGAGTAGACAGAAGATCTGTTACAAATTGAcatgggagagagagagagatgagagCTGAATTTGCTAATTTGTATTATTGTTCAACTATTACAAGGATTGAGTATAGACATGATTAACAAACGCTTGAAGAATAATGAGTTTTCTAAATTTACCCAAATGTAtggtgaagaaaagaagcaagagGGAGATGTGGGGAAGTAATGAGTACCAGATAATGTACTAATGCTTTCCtctgatttattaaaaaaacaaaaacaaaaacaaaacaaaaaccatgaGTACTCCCACAAAAGAGTTGTATAAAATTTTTCTTACATGTATGTGGAGCATTGGGATCTAAAAAGAAATTGGTGGTCAAATGACTCTGACTCAGACTTGTTTATTTCATCTTTGTGTTGATATTTGTAGCTCTGAGTAGACTTAAAAATGCTGTGCTATGTAAAactatgatttctttttttattcccaTTGCAGTTTGTCCTTAAAAGAAGATGTTATCCTCGTTTGATGCAACAAGCATCATGGACTTTGGCAGCTCCATTCAAAGAACAGAGTCACTACCGAAGCCCAAGTGACTCCATAGCTAATAATTATACTCCTACTGCACGggatttaaaactgaaaaatcttcACAAGTTAACATCCTCATCAATGACAAGGACATCACTGGGTTCAGCGGAATGGAGAACAGCCTCACCGTGTATCCACATTTGAACATGTTCATAGGTTTATCCTTGCTTGTTCTGTACATTACTTGTTTGTTAAAGCGTCATCTGGCGAAATCACTCTTCCCTAATAAATGCTTCCAAGCTTATTACCTCAGGGTCAGTATAGACAAATTGCCAAAAGCGTGCATTCATTTTAGTAAAAGTAAGGCCTAATAAATTTGTTAGATTCATCCTCCCAAATAATCACACAATTATTAGGAGGGAATTGTTTGCaaagcagaaagtgaaaaagatgCAAGCTCTGATTGTTGTTAGAAGTAAAAATTGGTACCAGCAGCAAAATACGGAAACACATTGAACATACGCACCTCTAATGTTCATATTCATGAGTCTTGCATAGCACAATAAAATGGGGGACAGGCATCAAAATGTTCCTGTGAGGATCAACTCCAAGTAACATTACTTAATACACTTCTTATGTCTAAACCACTCAGTAGAAGTTTGTGTTAGCAAAATGTATATGCACATGTAAGTCCTATGATATGAGATATTATATGCTGTTGATTTGATATAACATTGTGATATAATTCAGGTAAGGATATCAAGAGCTGTAATACTCTTGCTATTTAAGTTTACTGATCAAACATTCTACAAAAAGGTTGTTCAGGCTTTTAAATATCTTACCAGTTGCAGGTGTCAAATTAACTCCAATAATTAGTCTTCAAATTCTAGAACTAAGTTATTCATGAACTTTATTTCATTATTGTCTAATTACATGTCCTCTGTATCAAGGGAAGTCATCCGTACACTATTGCTTTCTGTATAACATTGTTCTGTGAAACTACTCATCCTACATTGTTGCTTTGCTTCTCTCAAGTgttagaaactgtttttttacCCCTGGGATAGATGACACATAATAGATTCAATATCTGCTTATTCCCCTTATACATCATTTAAGAAGGATTTGATTTTGTTCACTAGGTCTCTATGGTTTCTTAATTATACACCTGATTCTCCTACTCATTGTATTTCTATAGTACATGGGTGGGATGTGGGAAGCAGGTCGTGGTATGTTTCTTGGAGAAAATTCataatgtattaatttttttaaaagatgtgtttATTTGTACACATGGTAATGATTTGTACTTCTCAGATTTTTCATATGCAATATATTCTGTGGAGCTATACATTATATTGAACtgcttttaaattcaaaatatgaAGTCACAGGGCAGAAAACATGGTTTGTTCAGAGAGATATGTAAGCACTGAAGTCATAAGCGTGAGCTGAATGCTTTCCTAAACCTAGTTTTTAGTTTCAGACTCAGCAAGATTCTTTAACATGTGGTTTTAATGCCTTGCTAAATCCTAAGTCAGAACTGAGGACTTCTTTGTGATACTGCATTTGTCTGGTATTTCATTACCTGATGGAATTGatttaggtctttttttttctttttttctccaatctAAAATAATatcttatttgaaaaatattcacttATGTGATTTTCTTAACTGACACTTAAAGCTTCAAAAGATTTTGCACCTTCCAGGAAGAGATTCAAACTTGCACAGAGAAGTCAATGTGATTCTGATAGGTAATGTTCTGTAATAGTATAAAGATACAAATGATTACAGTCATTCTAGCTATTTGATTtgtgctttaatttttcttttgacttgGATGCTATGTTAAGACTCCAAGTATGGAATGTTAAGTCTCTACAAAAATGTACGTGCATCGCTACTGAAATTTCATTGTGTTCTAAATGAGTAGCTTTCACTGCTTCTTTGTGGCAGGGCAAATTTCAGTCTTAGGCATGCTAACAAGGTCTTCCTTTTACAATGATTGACTTGAGAACCCAGAGTTTAGTTAATGGAGATGCAACTCTCAGTTATGCTGTCAGTGTTTAAATGCTCTGTAATGCTCCTGCGGTTATGCCAAATTGGGCACTCTTCTATAAtgagtgtgtgtatatatatattttttttgcttgtattcATCTGTAAAGTAGGAACAGAAATAGTCACCTGTGGAAGTGCTATGACAGTAACTGTCTTGCTCCATGGTAAGATAATGTGGTGATCTGTatcataaaaatgacaaaatggaaACTTAAATTCTTTTCAACTGAGGATGGGATTATGTGGAATAAATCAAGTATGGAGTGACAGTTTGTTGGCTGATTGTTGCTTATCCTGAGCAGCGTAGAGAAAAGATTTATAGAATATTGCATATAACCTGAGAGTGAAAACTGCAGTATAacatacatatgtgtgtatatatatatatatatatatgcaaatgaGCCAATTTGAACTTTTGGTTCAGATTGTTAAGATTTTGGAAAGATAATCACCTGAAAATAGGTAAGATCTTGGGCAACCTACATAATAATGCAAGTAGGCCTGGCTCTGATAGAATTGCTTGTAAAATCTTGCTTGTCTCAGTGATATTGTACAATAGGAAAGTTTACATGATATTAAAATGATAGATTGTATTTCCTCTGTTAAAGTAATATGGTAAGTTACACAATTTTACTGAGTAATTGAAGTACTTCATCATAGGTCATACTTGTCCTCAGTGCAGTAGCTTATCGTTTGTCCACATTAATTTAAGAATCCATTACAGCTTCTTTATTCTCTtatattcttttgtttcagaagtACACCAACATTGTTAAACAGTGTGGATCTCATTTCACTGTGTGTACCTGCTCATATGCCAGAATTACATGTTATACATTACACAGACAACCAACCATTGACTCCAGAAGAACAGTTTGTTGTCATGCACTTACATGAGGAGGAGATaaacaagcaagaaaattcACCTTCAAGTAATGATATAGAGGTATTTACTTTTCGTTTTAAGGTTGAGAAAAGTAGCAGCAATAATCATCAGTGATATGTCTATAATCTCTTTACTTAAAAGTAGTTGAGAAGAGAATGCAGTGCAGGATGTTTAGAAGATGTAAATATGAATATTTAGCAACTggctgttaatttttatttcctttcctatttgtttctcttcctaGCTACTTAATGTGCTTCTTGTCCAAAGGGTTTGCAAGTAAAACTATCCTTCTAAATTCTTAACCTCTCACATTGTTGGCTTGTACTTCAGAGATCAGTAATTTAATATGCTGCACTTAATTTAATATATGCTTACCTCAAAATGTGCAAGTATTGTAAAAATGTCAGGCATTAacagtgctttaaaaagaacCAGGAGATAGACATAGCCAAAATCTGTGATATTCAAGCACCTTTTGATTGCAGAAAAGGTTCAAGTAATAGAAgggacaaaaatatttcatagtaATTCATTATCTGTCAGAAACTTCCTACAATAAGCAtaatttaaacattattttgtaGCGGTACTGTTACTACATACATAATGGAGTACAGGAAGACATGCTGGCACCTCAGGATAAGGAAGTGATGAAtgtaattttaaagcaaattccAGCTCATCTTCTTGCTAATCCATACCTGGAGAATTCACTTGTATGTTTAAAAGAGGAGATTAAGGCAGACTATCGTATCAGCCTCATGAAAGCTATTGGTAAGACTCATAATCTCTTAGCAATTCAGAATATGTAAACATTTATTGCACTTTAAGAGCAAGTCTCCGTTTTGTTCTTAGTGCCAGTGGAGAGTTCGTTTGGGGTCAGATAATATAGATCAGACTTTGAATATCACGTTTCCTAGATGCAATGGATGATTTCCGTTATattaacatttctgtgtttcacaaACATTTAAGAAGCTTTCTAAAAATCATGCTTGAAATGAAGGTATTTCTATCCCCAGTTAACAGACAAGGTGTTGAAGTGCTAAGTAGATGGCTTGGTAAGGTAGGATGAAAAGCCGTTTCTCCTGTCTCCCATTTTTAGAATCAGGACCAATCCTTGTTTTCTTATTCTGAAAAAACGTCATAGTTAAGTTGGTAATTTGATTATTGTGCTGTACTTACTCCtaaaaacaagattaaaatgTAGAGAACTCTATGAGTTTATGAGCTATAGAGATCCTGTGTTTTCATATGTGGGTATGATGTAGTCTCACCGTGACATATATATGATTTGTTCCAGTTGATTACATCTTGATGGATCCGGCTGAGAGGGAGAGACTTCTAATTAGAAGTACCCCACGCCCTTTTCCCCAGAGAGTTATCCGTGCACCAGTCCCATGGCACAGCTCTTATGAAGAAGCAAAAAGCTGGAATGAAAACAATCTATTCACAGTGAATCCACTGATGTACACTTTGCAACAGCTTTGGCTTTCTGAGTAAGAAGTCTTGTTCATAGGATCACAATTAAATTGGGAATGTTCTCATTTAATGGCTCGATTAGAGTGCATCTGCTGACTTCTCTACGTATGCTGCTGAGGTCCTGGTGGGGGCAGTAGAGAGAAAATGAGTtctcttttctgaagattttttttttctcagtctgtaGCAATCTCAGCCATCTCCACCTGCAGACTGTAAATGCAAGTGTGAATGTTTTACATGTCCACAGTGAAGAATGTGGATGTAGTGCTATGAAAAGGTCATCCTCTTTGTTAAAAGATGTTATCCCTAAATTGAGTCCATGCTCAATTAAATAGTAATTCAGAATTCTCATCTTCATTCCTGAagttaacaaaagaaaagcattcacATCTCTTTAAACTGAGTCCCTTTCAAATGTTTGTAGTTGGAAGTTGTACTGGGGGCTTTGGAAAActgaggcatttttttcttgtgaagttAATATGGTAGTTACTAATCCTgaggactgtttttttttttttcatttaaataacatttgaaGTAGTTTAAGCTCTTGTTTGTTACAGACTGTAATGTATGCCATgttgatgaaattaaaaaaaagatttcctccTCAGGGTAGCCAGGATAGACAAGAAAGTACTCTGactgttttagaaaaattaaCACAATTTGAAATCTGACAagtacaaaatgaaatttatgaaGCCCTTTACATTTGCTAATAGcaaaaaacaatcaatcaagcaaacaaaaaatattagaaatggACTTGCTGGACAACTTAGCAGTGACAAGACATGCATCGACGAAAAATATTATTAGTACATACAGTACTTccaacatatacatatatacactaCCTACAAGACTTTCTGACTATATTTCATAatagttttttggttttatttgtttgtttaattttaaacagaGGTCCTTAAAGCATCtcatgtttgttttactttccaTAGATATAGTTATCTAAGGTTTGTCCGCACTGAAGAAATGCTTTGTGGAGACCTACCACTGCTGCCTACTGAATTTGTGGATGTCGTTCACAGACACTGTGTGGAAGCTCGAGATATTCTTCAGAACAAGTCAGTGCCAACTGTAGTAACAGTAGATAGAGTATTTTAGGGTCTGATTTATGACAAGAACTGCACATAAAtgtgcagttttaaaaaattttgCCCTATAACATGAGAAACCAATAAATTGATTTGTACATAGAAGTGTTCAAATCCTAACTTCATTAATGTAAGTGAGGACACGATTACATTTTGGTTTCCATTTATATGGACTTCAGTTGCAAAATAAGGATTTTTAGGTATATGTTACAGATCCTCATCTAGGTAAAACAGAGCACAAAATTCTCATTGACTGCAGCAGCAGACTGCCATTCCCATACAGATCCAGAACCATACTGCTTTGAGTGGAATATTCTCTTAGTTTTAAAGGAGACCCACCTGCATCCTGAGGCCTTTCTGAAAtatgaaagaattatttttctctttggcttCATGCTGTTTGCAGAGGAGTGTGAAAGGGGAGCTGGCTGTGAATGGATACACTTCCTTTTACAAACTGTTTCTAGCTTCAGTTCACTGAAAATTCTTGTTAAGCCCTGTCCATTTCAaaggattttcagaaaatacGTTGAATGGCTTATGTTGATACCTAATAAATTCTATCCCGTGGTTCCCAGAGCCTCTAGAGTTCctgtttattatattttattatttttgtattaactaatatacataatatatatacaaaatatacatatttttaaaaatagggaaaaacTGGAGAGCTTTTTTAAACAGATCTTAGATTAAGACGATGCTAGTCCCAACCAAAAGGCTGCCAAAGCAAAGGGATAAATAAATGATAGGGAAAAACATCTGGATCCTGAAAGAGCTTTTGGAACTGCAAGAGTGCTTGCACAAGAGCAAATGGGAATAAAGTGACTACAAATACAGGCAGATTGGAAATAAGAAGGTTTCTAACCATGAGAGGAAGGGAGGCTAAATCAGCCATTCATCTATAAAACTTGTGACAAGAAACACAACTTTTTTcattatggaaataaattaatataagaaagaaattctaTGAGGTAATAGGCCATGATAGTAGGGGGCATCGTTCTGCCACTTGATATCTTTTCCAGTCTCAAGGTTCCCACTTAATGGTAATCTTTTGTCACTACTGTTTCATCTATTCATATTAATTTAAACTAATAGTAGGGGCCCACGAAAACAAGTACcctaaacttaaaaaaataagtttcctCCAAGTCCTGGTAGATACAGTTTTATCTGACATGTAGTTATCAGTTCTTTGGTAGCTTTTTGGATTTTGATCATTCTTTGGGTAATTTCTGAGCTTCATTCATAGAATTCATTGCAAGGAGCAAGGTAAGACtaacaagcttttaaaaactttgtATGTATTGCCTTCTTTTAGGTGGATCCCAACTTGTGCATCTATCTTCCTCgatgagaaaaggaaatggcTAAATTTTGCTCCTCAAAATGACTATGACTCACCTCAGCAAATTGAAAGCTATTTTAGTTCAGTGGCGACTCTAATGTCCTTACAACTACGTGGAATGGTTGTTAACTCCTTGGAAGAtcttcttgcattttttatGATCTACAAGGTATATGCTGTGAGGTGTATCTATGCATATAGTTTTCAGTGTTACATAGAGACAATAATTCGTCCAGCTATAAAGTGTAATGCTCTTTGAAGGCTAAAATATTCTAGATCTTGTCTTAATAAAATATGTCTGCATCCTTCAAACTGTTCTGCCTACTAAGTGGATTTTTTGAGTGGTCAAGAACTGCTTACTCAAATAATCCTTTTGCAGGCCTAAGCTTATAATTAGCAGTTGTAAGAGTTTACAACTCTGTCTTGAATGGAAGTAGAtttcttaatattatttttcagttttatctgtTTTGGCCTTAACCTGGCAAAACACTCTGAAGTATTTTGTTCTGAAAGCACACAAATATTCCTTGAAGTAAAAAGTGTGCATAGTCATACACGTAATCCTTTGCAGAGATAATTTAGGTATGTTGTGTCCCCATCTATGCCAGATGAGTGCCCTGTATTATTTCAAGTAACGCActcaaatgtgaaaataaacattagATTGTGAAAGTTTTCATCACTGGTTGCCTCTTAGTGGACATGAGTTCTTTAAGTATCAGATCACACAGGATCTGCCATGACAAGACAACATGAAACCTATTTAAACAGAATGAATGTGTCAGCTGAAATACCGCATTGCAACCAGAGGATCACACACacaatcataaaatcatagggtgatttgggttggaaggggtctTAGAGATAATCTAATTCCAacgcccctgccatgggcagggacacctacaactagaccaggttgctcaaagccctatcCAACCTGGCAATGTGGTACACTATGTTGTCAAACTTACGATAGGCCTCACCTTGCATCTGGAtgatggtgctgctgctgctgcttttttgtttgtttgaaatcaTTATAGCATCTACATTATGATTCTAGTCATGGATTACGACTCAGTTACTGTAAAAGTAATTTAGGGGTAGTACAGTTCTTTTTAACCATACAagacaattaaaacaaacaaaaaaaaaccaacaacaaggTCTTGTATTTGATGCTGGATTTTAGTTCTGATAgcattatagattttttttttctttgagttttgGTTCTGCATGGTAATTAGTGCTTTACTTCTGTTAGTTCAGTAAAAACTGAGGCAATTAGGCTTAGATCCAGTTTCCTAATTCCAGATGTTATAGATTCATTTAAGAGTTGGCCCTTCAAAATTTTATATAATGGGGCATCAGTGTTATGAACAAGAATCACTGAAGAAAATCCCATTGGTGCTGTACAGTTAAAAGTGGGGggaatgtgaatattttttaattattattatatttatagcAAGTTTATTTGACATGTccaattttaattctttttccctAAGGATGGGAGTGATTTTACAGAACCATACCAAGACATGCAGTTCTTTGTACCTCAAATGCTAATAGTCAAACTCAATGTGGAAGAACCCAAGATTGTCTTTGAGCCATCTTTGAAAGAATGTTGGGATTTGATCAGTCATTGCTTCAGGGAGATCCTACGAAGTACAGAGGAACTTCCAAAGGTACTAGATAAATTAAAGCTGCATGCAAAATACAATGTGAATAAAAATTGTCTGTGATATAAAAATGAGGCAGAAAACTGCCATATACAGCATAAAGATGAGGGTCACATATCAGGAACTATGTGAACTTTTGTGATTATAGAAGATAGCATAggaattgttatttttctgattcAAGTTTTAAAGTCctggtctgatttttgtgtgtgtatagtTTTCACAAACAAACTGCGTATGTAACTGAGTGAAAATTTGTTCAGAGATTATTACTACCTTTGTTGCTACAGTTTTTCTtatagtttgtgttttttgttgttgttgttgtttcctaCAATAGAAATACTTTGTATACTTGGATGAGTTGCATTTGTTCCATTGTGCAGCACCCATTGGGATACTTAAATGTTTCTACTTAAAATGAGAGGAACAGCCCATTTAAGTGCAAACATGGGGTCCAAGAGAGGTTATCAGTCCTTTAGTTGAATACTTATCTTGGCACTTTTAATGTAAATATCAATACCTCTGTATAGATTTTTTGTGTATATGTACTGGCTTAAGCATTCAAAATGTTTGAGCTCCATAGAATTGAAGGCCCAGGCTTGTGTTTACcaaattatacattttttgaAGTGGATGGTGAATGGATTAATATCTTATTTCCTCTGTTGTACATGCTATCACATTATTTGCAATGATTTCCTTCAGGTAGAAAAAATTCTCTTTCCACAATTAAAAAGAGATGATCTCACTCTCCGTACGGTCAAACCAGATGAATCGTTGGTTTCAGATTATGTGAACAAGCTTGAAATAATCTTTGAGAGCAACATACTTGGTCCACAGAAGTAAGTTTTTTCTGTTGGCTCTGTTGCCCATCCAAGTCCTCAGATTCATAACATTATCTCTTCAGCTCAAACGTTAAACAGTTTGAGCTGATTTGTTTCTTATTAT
This is a stretch of genomic DNA from Anser cygnoides isolate HZ-2024a breed goose chromosome 15, Taihu_goose_T2T_genome, whole genome shotgun sequence. It encodes these proteins:
- the DNAH3 gene encoding dynein axonemal heavy chain 3 isoform X6 codes for the protein MGSEEHTIRFYKKRMSQNDSVYNMSHAKQLPELPPIPASSATPSDLYQFVLKRRCYPRLMQQASWTLAAPFKEQSHYRSPSDSIANNYTPTARDLKLKNLHKLTSSSMTRTSLGSAEWRTASPSSKDFAPSRKRFKLAQRSQCDSDRSTPTLLNSVDLISLCVPAHMPELHVIHYTDNQPLTPEEQFVVMHLHEEEINKQENSPSSNDIERYCYYIHNGVQEDMLAPQDKEVMNVILKQIPAHLLANPYLENSLVCLKEEIKADYRISLMKAIVDYILMDPAERERLLIRSTPRPFPQRVIRAPVPWHSSYEEAKSWNENNLFTVNPLMYTLQQLWLSEYSYLRFVRTEEMLCGDLPLLPTEFVDVVHRHCVEARDILQNKWIPTCASIFLDEKRKWLNFAPQNDYDSPQQIESYFSSVATLMSLQLRGMVVNSLEDLLAFFMIYKDGSDFTEPYQDMQFFVPQMLIVKLNVEEPKIVFEPSLKECWDLISHCFREILRSTEELPKVEKILFPQLKRDDLTLRTVKPDESLVSDYVNKLEIIFESNILGPQKYLNVYKKYSNLLNNSAQQDVTDFLKEGHSLGALAEKIDSLTKLKREITSMHVTVPLAMFCLDSVQLNEELCIRTQNLKDRLIEFEVMENRELNKRLCDEYNVIAKRMSELPLNTEELVEFDAFLKKSSKVTASKLRQEVSEAARRLEFLMDYADLSSYDMHLNSMVFHWPNKIEIMFDNSRDELYSRRNHIEMVLLERISQFDETLEGYNREVESYKKRDVMTIEEMKNNVEKFKELNKNLNNALAELEDLSRN